From Haliotis asinina isolate JCU_RB_2024 chromosome 8, JCU_Hal_asi_v2, whole genome shotgun sequence, a single genomic window includes:
- the LOC137293690 gene encoding N-alpha-acetyltransferase 40-like yields MGRKSAKGKEKKLRRKEENAKLAISMQKVETANKLEDPLAPFPVFTKYERNGLSVKIECKKVTDLDEETIEWIFQLTRENMKTLYESCEWGWKDREKKEELTEDKAWYLLARDQENKPVAFVHFRFDIECDDEVLYLYEIQLIKDVRKKGLGKFLTQIIELMANKYEMRKVMLTTFKHNLEGYNFFTSKLKYEVDETSPEDPVFYESYCYIILSKYTKLGKLLKDKEEKEEESKMAANGGAGDIHRNGITS; encoded by the exons ATGGGT AGGAAATCAGCGAAAGGGAAAGAGAAGAAGTTGAGGAGAAAGGAG GAAAATGCCAAATTGGCTATATCCATGCAGAAAGTTGAAACCGCAAATAAA CTTGAGGATCCACTGGCTCCCTTTCCAGTTTTCACAAAGTATGAAAGAAATGG gttgagtgTAAAAATTGAGTGCAAAAAAGTGACAGATTTGGATGAGGAGACTATAGAATGGATCTTCCAGTTGACTCGAGagaacatgaaaacatt ATATGAATCTTGTGAATGGGGCTGGAAAGATAGGGAAAAGAAGGAAGAGCTTACAGAAGACAAGGCCTGGTATTTGTTAGCCAGAGACCAGGAGAATAAACCAGTTGCTTTTGTCCACTTCCGCTTCGACATCGAGTGTGATGATGAAGTGTTGTACTT ATATGAAATCCAGTTGATAAAGGATGTTCGGAAGAAGGGCTTGGGTAAATTCCTAACACAGATCATTGAGTTGATGGCAAACAA GTATGAAATGAGGAAAGTGATGCTGACTACTTTCAAGCATAACTTGGAAGGATACAACTTCTTCACAAGCAAACTAAA ATATGAGGTAGATGAGACTTCACCAGAGGATCCAGTGTTTTACGAGAGCTACTGTTACATAATTCTCAGCAAGTATACAAAACTTGGCAAACTTTTGAAAGACAAGGAGGAGAAAGAAGAGGAATCCAAAATGGCAGCTAATGGTGGCGCTGGAGATATTCATCGAAATGGAATCACAAGTTGA